The Elusimicrobia bacterium HGW-Elusimicrobia-1 genome contains the following window.
CGAATATTATCGCGAAAGCCGCTCCGACGGCGGCCTGCCACAAAGGCATCGTCGGAGGCAGGGTCAGCGCCAGCAAAAGTCCCGTTACGACCGCGCTCATATCCGAGATGCCCGACGGCGCTTTTATCACGTATCTCTGCCAGATATATTCCGCCAAAACCGCCGACGCTATCGAAACGGCCATTACCAGCGCGGCGCGGTAGCCGAAAAATCGCACGGCCATAATCGAGGCGGGCGCAAGCGCGATGACGACGTCGGTCATCACTTTGGAAACCGTCATACCGCCGTGAAAGTGGGGCGCGTGCGTTACCGTAAGTTTTGTAAGTTTTATATCGCTCATGATTTTTTGGAGCACAGGTACGACTTGGCCAGCTTAATTTGCGCCACTATCGGGCGGTTCGACGGACATACGTAGGCGCAGCAGCCGCACTCTATGCAGTCGGCGGCGTAATAGTTCGCGGTGTCGTCGTATAATTCTTTTTCGCCAAGCACGCTGAGCATATTGGGCATTAGATTCATGGGGCAGACCATAACGCATTTCGCGCAGCGGATGCAGGGATTAAAATCTCCGGAGCGGGAATCCGACAGAAACAAAACGCCAGATGTGCCCTTTACGACGGGGACTTCCGGCGACGCCTGCGCGAAACCCATCATAGGTCCGCCTACCACGATTTTTTCAAGCGCTCCGTCGAGGCCGCCGGCGGCTTCAAGCAGTTCCGATAACAGCGTTCCGACGCGCGCCAGATAATTTCCCGGCGATTTGGCGGCGTCGCCTGAAACGGTGACCACGCGCTCGTAAAGCGGTTTTCCCTTTTTGATTGCCTCAAAAACCGCGTACGCCGTGGCGACGTTGTGCACGACGCATCCGACCTGAAACGGCAGACCGCCCGTCGGCACCACGCGGCCGGTCACCGCGTATATCAGCTGTTTTTCGGCGCCTTGCGGATACTTGACCGGAAGCGCGGCGACAGTAAGGTTCGGCTCGTTGAAAGCAAGGCCTCTTAATATTTCTATGGCGCGCGGCTTATTGTCCTCGACGGCTATAATCGTCTGATAAGCGTCGATTATGTGCGAAATAATTTTGGCGCCTTCTATGATTTCCTTTGCGCGTTCGCGGACAAGAGCGTCGTCGGAGGTAAGATACGGTTCGCACTCGCAGGCGTTCAAAACCAGAAAATCTATGTCCTTGCCCTTGGGCGGATTTAGTTTTATGTGCGAAGGAAAACACGCCCCGCCAAGCCCGACTATGCCTGCCTCGGCTATGGCGGCGCGAATGTCGTCGCGGGAATGTCTTACGTAATCCGAAAAAACGGTATTCATCGGCGCGGCGGCGTCTTTGCCGTCGGAGTCAATGACGACGGATTCGACCGGTTTAAGCAGCGCCGGATGTTCCCACGCCGTCACGGCCGCAACTTTTCCGGATATACTCGAATGAACGCCCGCCGAAACGTTGCCGCCCGCGTCGGCGATTTTCTGTCCGCGCAGAACGGCCTCTCCGACGGCGACCTTCGGTTTGGCGGCGCAGCCCGGATGCTGCAACATAGGCAGCACCACTCTGCGCGGCGCGCCAAGCGCGATGATTTTTCCGTCGGCGGTCATTTTTCGCTCAGGCGGATGAATTCCGCCGGCGAAAACCGGTTTTTTCTTTTTGATGTTCATCGGATTTAATTTGTATTTGCGGCAAAACAGGTGGGATTATACAATTTCGTTGAGAAAACTGTCAAATGACAGGGGATGTGAATAGTAAATAGTGAATGGAAAATAGTAAAGACAAGGGCGTCTGCGAATGGAAAGCGCGTCGTCGGACAATAGTAAATTCCCCCTTAACAAAGTCGCAGACTTCGTATCCGAAGGCATCGGAGGGAGTACGGGGGTTGTAAAATCGCCGAGTAAAAAACACAACCCCCGTACCCCCTTTTCTAAGGGGGAATTAAAAAGGGACGTATAATTATACGCCCCTACATGACAATGTATGGAATTACTGCGATACATTTATATCGTCAATATAAAACTCGGCGGCGGGAGATGTGGAGAATCCCTCGGCGCGAAGTGTCAGCGTGGCGTTTTGAGACGGTGTTCCGGCGTTGAGGGTGCGGAGTTCCCAAGCGTTTTCAGCCGAGGCCGTCGCGAAGACACTCGTCGGAGAAATGCCTTTTCCAGATAATGTCAATTTCGGTTTTGTCGCCGCGCCGCCATATCCCGAATTGTAACGGATGTAAGCGGTTATAGTCAGAGCCGAACCGCTTTTTACCGGAACGTCCCACTCCCACGAAGCGTCGCCGACGAAGCCGAAAGAATTGGGCCCCGTTCTTGCGGGTTTGCCTTGCGCGGATTTTGATTGAAACGCCCCGGGCTTTGCCCGCCAGGAGTAAATCGCCGACGAACCGATGTTGTCCGCTTTGTCTCTGGCCTTGGCGCGAAAGTAAAAGCGTCCGTTCCTCTTCAGAGATGAAAAAATGTGCTGGGGTTGAGAAGTCCATCCCGAGTCGCTCACGACCGAGCCCAGGTCCGCCACCGTCGATATTTCCACGAGATACGGGTTCGTGTCTTTGAGCCCGCTTTCGCCGTCGCTCGCGCCGAAATACACCGCGATTTGCGCCGTGCCGGGAGACGCAACCGACGATACGTTCACCGACGGCGCAACCGTGTCTTTTATGACGTAATAGCAGGATATTGTCCCGGACGAGGCCGCAAACGCCTTCGGCAAATGGAAAAACAAAAGAGCGAAAACAAAACAAAATGTCATTATGGGCGCACGAAGAAACGAAGCAAGCCCGCCTATTGTGAGATTGCTTCCCCGCCAAGGCTGGGCGGGCTGTCGTTTATCAAGTAGGGGCGTATAATTATACGCCCCTACAACTCCTCGCAATGACAACGGCGGGAAAGGTGACTCACAATGATAATAGTGATTATTTTTTTTCGACATAAAATCGACTCCCGCGTTTTTCTAACTTGCGGCGCCCGGGTTTATCCGGTTCAGCATTATTTTTGAAAGAAACTGCGAGTGTTTCCCCATCAATGAAGCCAGTTTTTTCGTCAGGTTATAAGTATCGGCGTGCCTCGAATGAGCGAGCCATGACGCGACGGTGGCCTCCATTTTTTCCGGGATTATGCCGCCCGCGGCAAACTCGG
Protein-coding sequences here:
- a CDS encoding electron transport complex subunit RsxC, coding for MNIKKKKPVFAGGIHPPERKMTADGKIIALGAPRRVVLPMLQHPGCAAKPKVAVGEAVLRGQKIADAGGNVSAGVHSSISGKVAAVTAWEHPALLKPVESVVIDSDGKDAAAPMNTVFSDYVRHSRDDIRAAIAEAGIVGLGGACFPSHIKLNPPKGKDIDFLVLNACECEPYLTSDDALVRERAKEIIEGAKIISHIIDAYQTIIAVEDNKPRAIEILRGLAFNEPNLTVAALPVKYPQGAEKQLIYAVTGRVVPTGGLPFQVGCVVHNVATAYAVFEAIKKGKPLYERVVTVSGDAAKSPGNYLARVGTLLSELLEAAGGLDGALEKIVVGGPMMGFAQASPEVPVVKGTSGVLFLSDSRSGDFNPCIRCAKCVMVCPMNLMPNMLSVLGEKELYDDTANYYAADCIECGCCAYVCPSNRPIVAQIKLAKSYLCSKKS